The DNA window GGCTTCGATGCCCAGGGCTACAGCATCACCATCGATGATCTGCGCCAGGCGAACCAGCCGATGATCGTGCTGATCGAGACCAAGGGCTTTCGCCATTTCGTCGTGGTCAAGGGCGTGCACGACAAGGCCGTGTTGATCGGTGACCCGATCCGCGGCCTGTTGCAGGTGCCCATCAGCGACTTTGCCAAGGAATGGAAAGGGGTCGTTCTGGTCATCGTCAAAATGCCGCATGAGCAGAAAGTGTCCTACAACACGCCCATCGAATGGACCAAATGGGCCACGGCGCCACTTTGGGCCCTTCATGATCGCTGGATCGGCGACGTCACCACGAATTTGCCACCGATCTATCAGCTCACCCCGGCGCTGATCGTCGACAATGCCGGGGGCATTGCGCCATGATTATTCATGGGAAAAGGAGTGTGTCATGCGTTGGCTGATCGGCCTTGCTGCCCTCTTTGCTTCGCCTTCCGCATCGGCTCTGGCGGCGGCGCCAGACGCAACGCCATCCGAGGGGCCGCCGGCCTTCATGCACCACACCAGCCTCTCCGACGCGGATATGGACATGCTGCGCGGTGGCTTTGAGCTTCAGGGCGTGAACATCTCGCTGGGGGCTCAGCTCAACACCTATCTGAACGGGCAACTTGTGCTGGCCACCACGCTGAACTGGTCGACCGGAGACATGAACGGCCCGACGTCCAGCGTCGCGCTGACCCCTGCCAGCACGGCGCTGCTTCAGTCGGTGGTCTCCTCAGGCGGCAGTTTCGGCATGAGCTCCTCGGGCGGGCAGACCTATATCACCAACAATGGGCAGACCCTGCTTTATCAGAACGCCGCCAATGGGTTGCAAAACGTTCTGGTCAACACCGCCTCGGGGGTGAATGCCACGCAGACGATCAATGCGACGGTCGGCATCACCGGCTATGCCGGTTTCAGCAGCGCCAATCTGGCTGCCGGTCTTGGGCGCACGCTGGGCTCTGCGGTGGGCATTGCGGGCTTCCGCTAAACGCCATCTTCCATCAATGCGACAGCAACAGGAGCGTTTTCACCACATGGTGAAAACGCTCCTGTCCGTTCATCCTCAAATGCTGAAGGGAATGCGCAAGGTTGCGTTGAGGTTGGGCGCATCGGGCGTGACACCGAACTGGAAGTTC is part of the Novosphingobium sp. genome and encodes:
- a CDS encoding C39 family peptidase; its protein translation is MMRAIMHAMAAGVMLLMPFAADAQISIGYTMQGPARVEVTSWRDIPFRTIVRQRYDFSCGSAAVATMLTYSYGLPTTENDAFSAMWSVGDQKKIIQSGFSLLDMKHYLESRGFDAQGYSITIDDLRQANQPMIVLIETKGFRHFVVVKGVHDKAVLIGDPIRGLLQVPISDFAKEWKGVVLVIVKMPHEQKVSYNTPIEWTKWATAPLWALHDRWIGDVTTNLPPIYQLTPALIVDNAGGIAP